The Kwoniella dendrophila CBS 6074 chromosome 1, complete sequence genome contains a region encoding:
- a CDS encoding 60S ribosomal protein L2-A, giving the protein MGRVIRAQRKSGGIFKSHTHHNKNPARLRNLDFAEKNGYIRGVVREIIHDAGRGAPLATVVFRDPYRYKLRKETFLAAEGISTGSFIYAGKKATLNVGNVLPISQCPEGTIVCNVEEKIGDRGALARTSGNYATVIGHNETGVTRIRLPSGAKKTISSRCRATVGIIAGGGRIDKPFLKAGRKHHAMRAKRNSWPRTRGVAMNPVDHPHGGGNHQHIGHASTMARDAPSGQKAGLIAARRTGLLRGTAGKTVDTA; this is encoded by the exons ATGGGT CGAGTCATCCGAGCACAAAGAAAATCTGGTGGTATCTTCAAATCCCACACCCACCACAACAAAAACCCAGCTCGATTGAGAAACCTCGATTTCGCTGAAAAAAATGGTTACATTAGAGGTGTAGTTAGAGAAATCATCCACGATGCCGGTCG AGGTGCCCCTCTCGCCACCGTTGTATTCAGAGACCCATACAGATACAAGCTTAGAAAAGAAACTTTCttagctgctgaaggtatTTCAACTGGATCATTCATCTACGCTGGTAAAAAAGCTACTTTAAACGTTGGAAATGTTTTACCAATTTCTCAATGTCCAGAAGGTACAATTGTttgtaatgttgaagaaaaaaTTGGTGATCGAGGAGCTTTAGCTAGAACTTCAGGTAACTACGCTACAGTAATTGGTCACAATGAAACTGGTGttacaagaattagattACCTTCAGGTGCTAAAAAAACTATTTCATCAAGATGTAGAGCAACAGTTGGTATCAttgctggtggtggtagaatTGATAAACCATTCCTTAAAGCAGGTAGAAAACATCACGCTATGAGAGCTAAGAGAAACTCATGGCCAAGAACTAGAGGTGTTGCTATGAACCCAGTCGACCATCCTCATGGTGGTGGTAACCATCAACACATTGGTCACGCTTCTACAATGGCAAGAGATGCTCCATCAGGTCAAAAAGCCGGTCTTATCGCTGCCAGAAGAACTGGTCTTCTC CGAGGTACCGCCGGAAAGACCGTCGACACTGCTTAA
- a CDS encoding DNA damage checkpoint protein rad24 — protein sequence MSNREDSVYLAKLAEQAERYEEMVENMKSVASSDQELTVEERNLLSVAYKNVIGARRASWRIVSSIEQKEESKGNEAQVSMIKAYREKIEAELAKICEDILEVLDKHLIPSAASGESKVFYHKMMGDYHRYLAEFATGDKRKDSADKSLEAYKAASDVAVTELPPTHPIRLGLALNFSVFYYEILNSPDRACHLAKQAFDDAIAELDTLSEESYKDSTLIMQLLRDNLTLWTSDMNETADEPKADKAEEPKEEAAAPAAA from the exons ATGTCTAACCGAGAAGATTCTGTCTACCTTGCCAAGCTCGCTGAGCAAGCTGAACGATATGAGG AAATGGTTGAAAACATGAAATCTGTCGCCTCATCCGACCAAGAACTCACTGTTGAAGAACGAAACCTCCTTTCCGTCGCCTACAAAAACGTTATTGGTGCTCGACGTGCTTCATGGAGAATCGTTTCTTCAATcgaacaaaaagaagaatcaaaggGTAACGAAGCTCAAGTTTCAATGATCAAAGCTTACCGAGAAAAGATTGAAGCCGAACTCGCTAAAATCTGTGAAGATATTCTTGAAGTTCTTGACAAACACCTTATCCCATCTGCCGCTTCAGGTGAATCTAAGGTATTCTACCACAAGAT GATGGGAGATTACCACCGATACCTTGCCGAATTCGCTACCGGTGACAAACGAAAAGACTCTGCCGACAAATCACTTGAAGCCTACAAAGCTGCTTCAGATGTTGCTGTTACCGAGCTTCCACCAACCCACCCAATCAGACTTGGTCTCGCCCTTAACTTCTCAGTATTCTA CTACGAGATCCTCAACAGTCCTGACCGAGCATGTCACCTTGCCAAACAAGCCTTCGATGATGCTATTGCTGAACTCGATACCCTTTCTGAGGAATCATACAA GGACTCTACCCTTATCATGCAACTTCTCCGTGATAACCTTACCTTATGGACCTCTGACATGAACGAAACTG CCGATGAACCAAAAGCTgacaaagctgaagaaccaaaggaagaagctgctgcCCCAGCTGCCGCTTAA